A window of the Candida orthopsilosis Co 90-125, chromosome 1 draft sequence genome harbors these coding sequences:
- a CDS encoding Pck1 phosphoenolpyruvate carboxykinase, whose amino-acid sequence MSPPPAAVESTINFEGHPSIKSTQDPLVKKLNLTTDTIVRHNAAPPTLYEDGLLEKGTTISSTGALMAYSGKKTGRSPSDKRIVDEETSSNHIWWGPVNKQVDELTWKISRSRALDYLRTREKLFVVDAYAGWDPRYRIKVRIICARAYHALFMTNMLIRPTEEELKNFGEPDFTIYNAGQFPANVHTKGMTSSTSVEINFKDMEMVILGTEYAGEMKKGIFTVMFYLMPIKHKVLTLHSSANQGVDKGDVTLFFGLSGTGKTTLSADPNRKLIGDDEHCWSDNGVFNIEGGCYAKCLDLSQEKEPEIFNSIKFGAILENVVYNPITKVVDYSDSSITENTRCAYPIDFIPSAKIPCLADTHPSNIILLTCDASGVLPPVSKLTNAQVMYHFISGYTSKMAGTEEGVTEPQATFSACFGQPFLVLHPMKYAQQLSDKISEHKANAWLLNTGWVGASVAQGGKRCSLKYTRAILDAIHSGELSKVEYEKFPVFNLNVPKSCPGVPSEILNPTKAWTGGQDSFQKEIESLGKKFNDNFVKYSDQATAEVKQAGPTV is encoded by the coding sequence ATgtcaccaccaccagctGCCGTTGAATCTACTATCAATTTCGAAGGTCACCCTTCAATCAAAAGTACACAGGACCCATTggtcaaaaaattgaacttgaCGACTGATACTATCGTTAGACATAATGCTGCACCACCAACTTTGTACGAAGATGGTTTGTTGGAAAAAGGAACCACCATTTCATCCACTGGTGCTCTTATGGCATACTCCGGTAAGAAAACTGGTAGATCCCCAAGTGATAAgagaattgttgatgaagaaactTCATCCAACCACATTTGGTGGGGTCCTGTCAACAAgcaagttgatgaattgactTGGAAAATTTCCAGATCAAGAGCCTTGGACTACTTGAGAACCAGAGAGaagttgtttgttgttgacgcTTACGCCGGTTGGGATCCAAGATACAGAATCAAAGTCAGAATTATTTGTGCCAGAGCTTACCACGCTTTGTTCATGACCAATATGTTAATCAGACcaactgaagaagaattaAAAAACTTTGGTGAGCCAGATTTCACTATCTACAACGCCGGTCAATTCCCAGCTAATGTTCACACTAAAGGTATGACCTCATCCACCTCAGTTGAAATTAATTTTAAAGATATGGAAATGGTTATCTTGGGTACTGAATATGCGGGTGAAATGAAAAAAGGTATCTTCACTGTTATGTTCTACTTGATGCCAATCAAACACAAGGTTTTGACCTTGCACTCTTCAGCTAACCAAGGTGTTGACAAAGGTGATGTCACCTTGTTCTTTGGTTTGTCTGGTACCGGTAAGACTACTTTATCCGCTGATCCAAACAGAAAGttgattggtgatgatgaacaTTGTTGGTCGGACAATGGTGTCTTTAACATTGAAGGTGGTTGTTACGCCAAGTGCTTGGACTTGTCCCAAGAAAAGGAACCagaaattttcaactccatcaaatttggtGCTATTTTGGAAAACGTTGTTTACAACCCAATCACCAAGGTTGTCGACTACTCAGATTCATCAATTACTGAAAACACTAGATGTGCTTACCCAATTGACTTTATTCCATCAGCCAAGATTCCATGTTTGGCTGACACTCACCCATCAAACATTATCTTGTTGACATGTGATGCTTCCGGTGTGTTACCACCAGTATCGAAATTGACCAATGCTCAAGTTATGTACCACTTTATTTCAGGTTACACTTCCAAGATGGCTGGTACTGAGGAAGGTGTCACTGAACCACAAGCTACATTCTCTGCATGTTTCGGTCAACCATTCTTGGTTTTGCACCCAATGAAATACGCTCAACAATTGTCTGACAAGATTTCCGAACACAAGGCTAACGCTTGGTTATTGAACACTGGTTGGGTTGGTGCCTCAGTTGCTCAAGGTGGTAAGAGATGCTCATTGAAATACACCAGAGCCATCTTGGATGCTATCCACTCAGGTGAATTATCAAAGGTTGAATACGAGAAATTCCCAGTCTTTAATTTGAATGTTCCAAAGAGTTGTCCAGGTGTTCCAAGTGAAATCTTGAACCCAACTAAAGCTTGGACTGGTGGTCAAGATTCTTTccaaaaggaaattgaatctCTTGGTAAGAAATTcaatgacaattttgttaAATATAGTGATCAAGCTACTGCTGAAGTTAAGCAAGCTGGTCCTACTGTATAA
- a CDS encoding Yen1 protein (S. cerevisiae homolog YEN1 has crossover endodeoxyribonuclease activity, has role in DNA repair and localizes to cytoplasm, nucleus): MGIPELWDVLRPGFDKRISLEELVDQYIKKLGRPPRVAIDAYMFIFHSDHSSISTDDKTRVLIQNFMSKILALIGLNISVIVVFDGVSKPDKTRTGKALDYEEELEKFQHMVYFSEPNEFVEQLKDSLKVNKIEYLQAAGEAEAQCAYIQKLGIVDFVITNDVDSLIFGATQVLRNYSRFVEDIGHSPSKKSATLKQRYYVTPVNMKRIEEITGLNRARLVFLASLRGGDYSSGVKRMGITNAKNLALSGTLFGKFYNRSLTKQELKEAKSVDSVPTEPPPDFAEELEVCFVKKDVISIHPWNARKDKQTRELLFSRLLKSLNESLHISNRDIFGRGVTITEKFVFDEYYVLLYFFPFVQTNLPVFLPWTLSSGELEINFQILLGTTYKEELSRSSEVVNVEFDEDTPLIVSSTDHLFIPKTYSWQIKYIIFKLASHTSLVKITNEKIEDGIEKVMFKYDEREVRNIYPMSVEARRAIGSPEKLKMDDDTINYIWIPTSLAKMYCPQLLDEYEQRKKEKLHSKKSKISPQRTTLDMLEHSPTKRFRNGFDLSQPIPFEMKPSISPPKRSPSKGKVKKPSPKKPPTEIDCQRKLDYFFQAKKDIGNNPFLDSRWSTE, from the coding sequence ATGGGGATTCCTGAGTTGTGGGATGTCTTGAGGCCGGGCTTTGACAAGAGAATATCTCTTGAAGAGTTAGTTGATcaatatatcaaaaaacTTGGTCGGCCGCCAAGAGTAGCCATTGATGCATACATGTTCATATTTCATTCTGATCATAGCTCTATTTCCACTGATGATAAAACAAGAGTTTTaatccaaaatttcatgTCAAAAATTCTTGCTTTAATTGGATTAAATATTTCAGTGATTGTAGTATTTGATGGGGTATCAAAACCAGATAAAACTCGTACAGGGAAGGCGTTGGATTATgaggaagaattggaaaagtttcAGCACATGGTATACTTTTCGGAACcaaatgaatttgttgaacagCTAAAAGATAGTTTGAAAGTTaacaagattgaatatTTACAAGCGGCTGGGGAAGCAGAGGCACAATGTGCATACATACAAAAGTTGGGGATTGTAGACTTTGTTATAACTAACGATGTTGATAGTCTAATCTTTGGTGCTACTCAGGTTTTGAGAAATTACAGTCGGTTTGTTGAAGACATCGGTCACTCTCCAAGTAAAAAACTGGCCACTTTGAAACAGAGATACTATGTCACTCCAGTAAACATGAAGAGGATTGAAGAAATAACAGGGTTAAATAGAGCCAGATTGGTATTTTTGGCTTCGTTGAGAGGGGGTGATTACTCATCAGGTGTGAAAAGGATGGGCATAACAAATGCTAAAAACTTGGCGCTAAGTGGTACGttatttggaaagttttACAATCGATCATTAACCAAACAGGAATTGAAAGAGGCAAAGAGTGTGGACCTGGTACCTACAGAACCGCCTCCAGACTTTGCAGAAGAGTTAGAAGTCTGCTTTGTGAAAAAAGATGTTATATCGATACATCCTTGGAACGCTAGGAaagataaacaaacaagagAACTTTTATTTTCTAGATTATTGAAAAGTCTCAACGAGTCATTGCATATTTCCAACAGAGACATATTCGGACGAGGTGTTACAATCACTGAgaaatttgtatttgatgaatattaTGTGCTCTTGTATTTCTTCCCATTCGTGCAGACAAATTTGCCTGTGTTTTTACCTTGGACGTTAAGCTCAGGAGAGCTAGAAAtaaactttcaaatattgttgGGAACCACATATAAGGAGGAACTTTCTCGCCTGAGCGAAGTTGTGAATGTAGAATTTGATGAGGACACACCCTTGATAGTGCTGAGTACTGACCACCTTTTTATACCCAAAACATACAGTTGGCAAATCAAGTACattatattcaaattggcGTCACATACCAGTTTGGTAAAAATTACCAATGAAAAAATAGAGGATGGCATCGAAAAGGTCATGTTCAAGTACGATGAGCGTGAAGTCCGCAACATTTACCCAATGTCAGTTGAAGCCAGACGAGCCATTGGATCACCCGAAAAGCTCAAGATGGATGATGATACAATTAATTACATTTGGATTCCTACATCCTTGGCAAAAATGTATTGTCCTCAAttacttgatgaatatgaacaaagaaagaaagaaaaattacACAGTAAGAAAAGCAAAATATCACCGCAAAGGACAACTTTGGACATGTTGGAACACTCTCCAACAAAGAGGTTCCGCAACGGATTCGATTTGTCTCAACCTATTCCTTTTGAAATGaaaccatcaatttctccacCCAAACGTCTGCCATCAAAGGGCAAAGTAAAGAAACCGTCACCAAAAAAGCCACCAACTGAGATTGATTGTCAAAGAAAACTAGACTACTTTTTCCAAGCAAAGAAAGATATTGGCAACAATCCGTTTCTTGATAGTAGATGGTCGACAGAAtga
- a CDS encoding Rrd1 peptidyl-prolyl cis/trans-isomerase — MSQWSEPSKKIFETADVRNFEKSIAFHELSQTLNKIVHAVQDIKVPPGILNPAIVSRDVTASDVDKSGTTGLGINAFQDNVGHLLSVLRDLEQTIDDTPPVSGPTRFGNIAFRTWHEKVEHVLNLLTNLRPPSGLSIDDFLIEARYYLANSFGSKIRIDYGTGHELSYLAFIGALIRYDILKSPTGEELLVLFSKYYDLVRRLILVYNLEPAGSHGVWGLDDHFHLIYILGASQFCNDTTAPSVRSILSKEVLNTYKTSNLYVNAISFIFKLKSGPFNEHSPILNDIHVSVFLWTKVRQGLLKMYMVEVLGKFPVIQHFWFGEKLYSWIDLNSKKSLPVNCNNEAKNTKSTVDTVNSSGTSAPWAKRDFSHNTPYIRK, encoded by the coding sequence ATGAGTCAATGGTCAGAACCGAGCAAGAAAATATTCGAAACAGCAGACGTACGAAATTTCGAAAAGTCAATAGCCTTTCACGAATTACTGCAAACCTTGAATAAAATTGTCCATGCTGTACAAGATATCAAAGTACCACCAGGAATATTGAATCCAGCTATAGTATCCAGGGATGTTACGGCACTGGATGTCGACAAATCAGGTACAACAGGACTAGGAATCAATGCATTCCAAGATAATGTTGGACACTTGCTCAGTGTACTACGAGATCTCGAACAAACCATTGATGATACGCCTCCTGTATCAGGTCCTACgagatttggaaatatcGCCTTTAGAACCTGGCATGAAAAGGTGGAGCATGTATTGAACTTGCTAACAAATTTACGTCCCCCTTCCGGATTAAGCATAGATGATTTCTTAATTGAAGCAAGGTATTATCTTGCCAATTCATTCGGTTCAAAGATTAGAATCGACTACGGTACTGGTCATGAACTTTCATATTTAGCATTTATCGGGGCATTAATACGGTACGATATCCTCAAATCTCCAACAGGAGAAGAACTATTagttttgttttccaaatactACGATCTTGTTCGTCGCTTGATCCTCGTTTACAATTTGGAACCAGCAGGTTCACACGGGGTGTGGGGATTGGATgatcattttcatttgatcTATATCTTGGGTGCCTCGCAATTTTGCAACGATACTACTGCACCATCTGTAAGAAGCATTTTATCGAAAGAAGTACTCAACACGTACAAAACTTCAAACCTTTATGTTAATGCAATTTCATTCATATTCAAGCTAAAGTCGGGACCTTTCAATGAACATAGTCCGATTTTGAACGATATACATGTATCTGTCTTTTTATGGACAAAAGTGAGACAAGGGCTTTTGAAGATGTACATGGTGGAGGTTCTTGGGAAATTCCCTGtaattcaacatttttgGTTTGGCGAAAAGTTGTATTCATGGATTGActtgaattcaaaaaagtCACTTCCAGTGAATTGCAACAATGAAGCCAAGAATACAAAGTCTACAGTTGACACGGTGAATAGTCTGGGTACAAGTGCTCCTTGGGCAAAACGTGACTTTAGTCATAACACACCCTATATACGTAAATAG
- a CDS encoding Bnr1 formin: protein MSKLNPNSLHVTTIQGQREAVDTFERAFINKNKMPSKEDVEKLFENLLSVRAFPEKAKLSLRNQSTERKWDLILTQSETNSSFDLSRISLASMSTVSLHENVKSIPSKTTETITKAKIDKLPPSLKPKKSSLHLKEHQNLRETTISEGSPGWFVWKLLNKDVDLKNLVKLEKTLAENKLLDKENVTWTSNFLSIQGETALAVNLSSISKKVIKSDEEYNHEYLLVKCLKNALENQAYLRQAGHDNDAPISKSVIMSSLMGALTSTRMSTRFLVTEILVNLMKNGHKELRENIVNHLRHLTFNNKKRSSFKAWLEVFGSSLRSASWGSKINDHSYLKNYITITLILINVIVHTAGPAYKRITIRKELEGSHLLSVFETIKQFEDDRIHHELEKYERMAKEDEQEKRIRHSKTLPQLPNPNEDSDSKSISASSPTATTELDELARYGLFGSQKRNTQLSDPKDSLQPATPVFASQKNEESPLAQQVYSKIAALEISPNSDVIINKVLSLLDYVLESGPNIHPQLNDKESFSAVTLERLIDSLASESIARSAIAETKSLKRELKRQKQLNESLLKDAELSDKTKLAAENELQLSEIKSLGRQISLLQRQIKQLEQDRAKNFRNRNISHSFEDLSNREETDDDIDVSDQIRSSSDYRLEGTIVKDHVKQQFRSGPSTPPLLYSRPSQEVDDSINLKSLEIDRNLENQLVEHTNKTGVKLQSPVPLQSQTLLAPPPPPIPSFLGNFEKNATSIADTSSSNAPSAPPLPSFLLNSKAKDTLLVSSGDDKLVETATSPPLPPPPPPLPPFAFAQANTSTSSTESVGSIIPSPPPPPPLAADLLPKSKTVAVPIDKVVSKIDQNIVNESAQFSIKPKVKLKQLHWNKINDIEKTFWSEFEDSSISEKLAEEGVFEEIEKIFAASQPSKKASGSEKGKKLNSDSKAAKVTFLSRDLAQQFGINLHMFAGISNEALVLKILRCSPEVLENISVIEFFNNDALVDVSDNLAKNLLPYSSDPRTGKKPQKDPNELDRADRLYLELCFNLKHYWRARSKALIFTQSYNKEYLHLKEKLDLVDSGISCVKESGGFKSVLSILKIMGNFMNEHTKQARGFKLDSLQRLKYMKNESNSMSFLHYIEKIIRQSFSEYGSFVDDLEFLTETQNVSIEQLEVDCKAMNKEVEIINNSLQQGKLSREKDLHPSDRIRQTVAVPMQNATSRNALVQSRMKRTLSNFKSLMVYFGEDPNDAKAKDTFFQKITTFVAEFKKAHIDNIQREEEQRVYDARKKKIEDESVNKTPTEETDEKNFVDSVEESSAVIDSLLEKLKSTSDHAKIKRENRKSKLLSGGSETESLPSDLNSVTVENEYESVNNLKRRLTTRKSKLGLASTNEQGVSRAQVMLHQLRTAEDLTLIIPNDDVNKENMVNIEKE from the coding sequence ATGTCAAAATTAAACCCCAACTCATTGCATgtaacaacaatacaagGACAAAGAGAAGCAGTTGACACTTTTGAGCGAGCtttcataaacaaaaataagaTGCCCAGTAAGGAAGATGTGGAGAAGTTATTCGAAAATCTACTATCGGTTAGAGCATTTCCCGAGAAAGCTAAATTAAGTTTGCGGAACCAGTCTACTGAGAGAAAATGGGATCTCATTTTAACACAAAGTGAGACGAATAGctcttttgatttgagtaGAATATCCCTTGCTTCCATGTCCACGGTGTCGTTACATGAAAATGTTAAGAGCATTCCTTCCAAAACCACGGAAACGATCACAAAAGCTAAAATAGATAAACTCCCACCGCTGTTGAAGCCAAAAAAGTCATCCCTTCATCTAAAAGAGCATCAAAACCTACGTGAAACCACTATAAGTGAAGGCTCCCCCGGATGGTTTGTCTGgaaacttttgaataaagACGTTGATCTCaaaaatttggtaaaattggagaaaacCTTGGCTGAAAATAAGTTACTCGACAAGGAAAATGTCACATGGACCCtgaattttctttcaatacAAGGTGAGACCGCATTAGCGGTGAATTTGTCACTGATAAGTAAAAAGGTCATCAAGTCAGACGAAGAGTACAATCACGAATACCTTCTTGTCAAATGTCTAAAGAATGCACTAGAAAACCAAGCATACCTAAGACAAGCTGGCCACGATAATGATGCCCCTATAAGCAAATCTGTCATAATGTCATCGTTAATGGGAGCACTAACATCGACTAGAATGAGTACTAGGTTCTTAGTTACAGAAATTTTGGTtaatttgatgaaaaatggTCATAAAGAGCTACGCGAAAATATTGTCAATCACTTGCGGCACTTGACGTTTAATAATAAAAAGCGTTCAAGTTTCAAAGCATGGCTAGAAGTATTTGGAAGCTCATTGCGATCAGCCAGTTGGGGAAGTAAGATCAACGATCATTCATACTTGAAAAACTATATAACTATCACAttaattttgattaatGTTATAGTGCATACTGCGGGACCAGCTTATAAAAGAATTACAATCAGAAAAGAGCTTGAAGGGTCTCATTTACTTTCtgtatttgaaacaattaagcaatttgaagatgatagAATTCACCATGAACTAGAAAAGTATGAAAGGATGGCCAAAGAAGATGAACAGGAGAAGAGGATAAGACATAGCAAGACACTACCGCAACTTCCCAACCCCAACGAAGATTCTGATTCAAAGTCAATACTGGCAAGTTCACCTACTGCCACCACAGAATTGGACGAGTTGGCCAGGTACGGTCTCTTTGGTTCACAAAAGCGAAACACACAGCTAAGTGATCCTAAAGATAGCTTGCAGCCAGCAACACCGGTGTTTGCGTCCCAAAAGAACGAAGAAAGCCCACTTGCACAACAGGTATATCTGAAAATTGCAGCACTAGAGATTTCACCGAACTCAGATGTGATAATCAATAAGGTTCTTTCGCTTCTCGATTACGTACTAGAAAGTGGACCAAATATACATCCccaattgaatgataaaGAGTCATTTTCTGCTGTGACTTTGGAAAGATTGATAGATTCCTTGGCTTCGGAATCTATTGCTCGAAGTGCCATTGCCGAAACAAAGAGCTTAAAGAGGGAATTAAAGCGACAAAAGCAGTTGAATGAGAGTCTTTTGAAGGATGCTGAGTTACTGGATAAGACAAAATTGGCAGCAGAAAATGAACTACAATTGCTGGAAATCAAATCTCTTGGTCGTCAAATTAGCTTGCTACAACGTCAGATAAAACAACTCGAGCAGGATAGGGCTAAAAACTTCCGAAATCGAAATATCAGCCATTCTTTTGAAGATCTTAGTAATCGTGAGGAgactgatgatgatattgatgtgAGTGATCAAATCAGATCTTCATCAGATTATAGACTTGAGGGGACTATCGTGAAAGATCATGTGAAGCAACAATTCAGAAGCGGACCATCAACACCACCTCTTTTATATTCACGACCATCTCAGGAAGTAGATGACAGCATCAACTTAAAAAGCCTTGAGATTGATCGCAATTTAGAGAACCAGCTTGTTGAACATACTAATAAAACAGGCGTCAAACTTCAGTCACCAGTTCCGCTACAATCACAAACTTTATTGGCACCTCCACCTCCCCCCATACCGTCATTTTTGGGAAATTTCGAGAAAAATGCCACCTCCATTGCTGATACGAGCTCACTGAATGCTCCACTGGCCCCCCCTCTTCCATCGTTTTTGCTCAACTCGAAAGCAAAAGACACGCTATTGGTTTCATCAGGGGATGACAAACTAGTGGAGACTGCTacatcaccaccactacctcctcctcctcctccatTACCGCCTTTTGCTTTTGCACAAGCGAATACGTCTACCTCACTGACAGAAAGTGTCGGTTCAATTATACCTTCACCCCCACCGCCACCACCACTTGCAGCAGACCTTTTGCCCAAGCTGAAAACTGTAGCAGTACCCATTGATAAAGTAGTTTCCAAAATCGATCAAAATATTGTCAATGAGTCAGcccaattttcaattaaGCCTAAAgtgaaattgaagcaattgCACTGGAATAAAATTAACGATATCGAAAAGACTTTTTGGAGTGAATTTGAGGACTCTTCAATCTCTGAGAAGCTTGCTGAGGAAGGTgtatttgaagaaattgagaaaataTTTGCAGCCTCCCAGCCACTGAAGAAAGCTTCTGGGTCGGAGAAGGGCAAGAAATTAAATTCTGATTCCAAGGCGGCTAAGGTGACTTTCCTTTCTCGAGACTTGGCTCAGCAGTTTGGTATAAACTTGCATATGTTTGCTGGGATCTCTAATGAAGCTCTtgttttgaagattttgagATGTAGTCCAGAAGTCTTGGAGAATATCAGCgtcattgaatttttcaacaacgatGCATTAGTTGATGTAAGCGATAATTTGGCAAAGAATCTTTTACCATATTCAAGCGATCCACGCACAGGTAAAAAGCCGCAAAAAGATCCCAATGAACTTGACCGTGCAGACAGATTGTACCTTGAGCTATGTTTCAATCTCAAGCATTATTGGAGAGCTAGATCAAAGGCACTAATTTTTACACAATCGTATAACAAAGAATATCTTCATTTAAAGGAGAAATTAGACTTGGTTGATCTGGGCATATCCTGCGTGAAAGAATCAGGTGGTTTCAAGAGCGTGTTGAGTATATTGAAGATCATGGGTAATTTCATGAATGAGCACACAAAACAAGCTCGTGGTTTCAAATTAGATTCCTTACAAAGACTCAAGTACATGAAAAACGAACTGAACTCCATGAGCTTTCTTCATTATATCGAAAAGATTATCAGACAATCGTTTTCCGAATACGGGTCCTTTGTCGATGACTTGGAGTTTTTAACCGAAACTCAAAATGTGTCAATCGAACAGTTAGAAGTGGACTGCAAAGCAATGAATAAGGAGGTggaaatcatcaacaactcaCTTCAGCAAGGAAAATTGAGTAGGGAAAAGGACTTGCATCCATCTGACCGTATAAGACAGACTGTTGCTGTCCCAATGCAAAATGCAACTAGCAGAAATGCGCTTGTACAATCTCGTATGAAGCgaactttatcaaatttcaaatcgtTGATGGTGTATTTTGGTGAAGATCCAAACGACGCCAAAGCAAAAGACactttctttcaaaagattaCCACTTTTGTAGCTGAATTTAAAAAGGCGCATATTGATAACATTCAGCGTGAGGAGGAGCAAAGAGTGTATGATGCtaggaaaaagaaaattgaagatgaatcGGTAAATAAAACTCCAACTGAAGAGACTGACGAGAAGAATTTTGTTGACAGTGTTGAAGAATCATCTGCTGTTATTGATTCgttgttggaaaagttAAAATCCACCTCCGATCatgcaaaaattaaaagGGAAAATCGAAAGAGCAAGTTGCTAAGTGGTGGATCCGAAACTGAATCCTTGCCTTCAGATTTAAACTCTGTCACTGTGGAAAATGAATATGAGAGTGTCAATAATCTCAAGCGAAGATTAACAACAAGGAAAAGTAAACTTGGATTGGCTTCCACAAATGAGCAGGGTGTTTCAAGAGCACAGGTCATGTTGCACCAGTTGAGAACAGCCGAAGATCTTACATTAATTATACccaatgatgatgtcaATAAGGAAAACATGGTGAATATAGAGAAAGAATAG